One segment of Sulfobacillus thermosulfidooxidans DSM 9293 DNA contains the following:
- a CDS encoding rhodanese-like domain-containing protein, with the protein MKLVHHLSPERVESMARNGQAIVVDVRESSEYKQGHIPRARHIPLSQLVHRLKEVSKSHTVVVVCQSGNRSARACEMLQQAGYTKVFNLSGGMNNWKGPVER; encoded by the coding sequence ATGAAATTGGTTCACCACTTATCACCCGAACGGGTCGAAAGCATGGCGCGGAACGGACAGGCCATCGTGGTTGACGTTCGTGAATCGAGCGAATACAAACAGGGACATATCCCCCGGGCACGGCACATCCCACTGAGTCAGTTAGTCCACCGCTTAAAAGAAGTGAGTAAATCGCACACAGTTGTTGTGGTGTGTCAAAGCGGCAACCGGTCTGCACGCGCCTGCGAGATGCTACAACAAGCCGGATACACCAAAGTGTTCAACTTGTCGGGCGGCATGAATAACTGGAAAGGCCCTGTTGAACGATAA
- a CDS encoding heavy metal-binding domain-containing protein — MPFFRRPSKPQDGPRTSLTNKVYESQRPEEMQADLQALESGDLPNKAKVRLHRTISGELPWMSTYSTPDFFLVEHLRIEPLVQVSGACYFHAATDSQGHIFLDSNLDATNLVRAYYRAKDEAIDRLIQEATAVGAHAVLNARYRFQRDETVVSFTILGTAVRFMGLNPPVKPLVSPLSGEDTYKLLQRGWLPVNIALGYHWHCMPVGFSTKYGIAQSWYNQELTDISNRFMQSRDLALQKMRQDGARHYPVSGFVGVKIDYSVEETEIIFVRNGLFDNGLTIDGTFYPYDDMGRAEVPAFNTEFFATGASIVRLSTGQVTKSDIAKYLLLN, encoded by the coding sequence ATGCCTTTTTTTCGCAGGCCCTCTAAGCCACAAGACGGGCCACGGACGTCTTTGACGAATAAAGTCTATGAAAGCCAACGACCAGAAGAGATGCAAGCTGATCTACAGGCATTAGAATCTGGTGATTTACCCAATAAAGCCAAAGTACGTTTACACCGTACTATATCGGGCGAATTGCCGTGGATGAGTACTTATTCGACACCAGATTTTTTCTTGGTAGAGCATCTCCGGATTGAACCCCTTGTTCAAGTGAGTGGGGCTTGTTATTTTCATGCCGCGACAGATAGTCAAGGGCACATCTTTCTTGACAGCAATTTAGATGCCACGAACCTAGTACGAGCTTATTACCGGGCCAAGGATGAGGCGATTGATCGCTTAATTCAAGAGGCAACCGCGGTTGGAGCGCATGCCGTACTCAATGCCCGTTACCGCTTTCAACGGGATGAAACCGTGGTCTCTTTCACCATACTCGGCACCGCTGTGCGTTTTATGGGACTGAATCCACCGGTGAAACCCTTGGTCAGTCCGCTGAGTGGGGAAGACACTTATAAATTACTCCAGCGGGGATGGTTGCCAGTCAACATTGCTTTAGGCTATCACTGGCATTGTATGCCGGTAGGATTTTCCACGAAATATGGTATTGCGCAAAGTTGGTATAACCAAGAATTGACAGACATAAGCAATAGGTTTATGCAAAGCCGGGATCTAGCGCTGCAAAAAATGCGGCAGGACGGAGCGCGTCATTATCCTGTATCGGGTTTTGTGGGGGTCAAGATTGATTATTCGGTAGAGGAAACGGAGATTATTTTTGTGCGGAATGGGTTGTTCGACAATGGACTGACTATTGATGGAACCTTTTATCCCTATGATGATATGGGAAGAGCAGAAGTGCCAGCGTTTAATACAGAATTCTTTGCAACAGGGGCGAGCATTGTTCGTCTCAGCACGGGACAAGTGACCAAATCCGATATCGCAAAGTATTTGTTGTTAAATTAA
- a CDS encoding heavy metal-binding domain-containing protein yields MAEYSDLPQDALSRLQQEPDHFVFTSDLSVNEFILVEEAGFTPLGMVMGSSIYHIGYQQANWTKNQEMTVLSQAMYNARELAMTRMEEEADALKADGIIGVRLQVSHREWGQHIAEFVAIGTAVKAKDGSSHRTIKGKPFTSDLSGQDFYLLMQAGYRPVSLVMGSCVYHVAHQGTLATIRQLGQNRELLPYTQGLYDARERAMERMQTEAAELKAQGIVGVHLHENNHSWDSHILEFFAVGTAVVKFQDSVMTPPNLVLPMNDNTTD; encoded by the coding sequence CGGAATATTCCGATCTGCCCCAAGATGCGTTGTCGCGGTTACAACAGGAACCTGATCATTTCGTATTTACCAGTGATCTATCGGTAAACGAGTTCATTTTGGTTGAAGAAGCAGGATTTACCCCTCTAGGCATGGTTATGGGATCATCTATTTACCACATAGGTTATCAGCAGGCCAATTGGACAAAGAACCAGGAAATGACAGTTTTATCGCAAGCCATGTACAATGCCCGTGAACTCGCCATGACCCGCATGGAGGAAGAGGCCGATGCGCTCAAAGCGGATGGAATTATTGGTGTACGTCTACAAGTCAGTCACCGGGAATGGGGACAACATATTGCAGAATTTGTCGCAATTGGGACGGCTGTCAAAGCCAAGGATGGGTCAAGCCACCGCACAATTAAAGGAAAACCCTTTACCTCCGATCTTTCAGGACAAGATTTTTATTTATTAATGCAAGCTGGATACCGGCCCGTCAGCTTGGTTATGGGCTCTTGTGTGTATCATGTTGCCCATCAAGGAACGTTGGCGACAATACGACAGTTAGGACAAAACCGGGAGTTACTTCCATACACTCAAGGACTTTATGATGCAAGGGAACGTGCCATGGAGCGCATGCAAACGGAAGCAGCAGAACTAAAAGCGCAGGGCATTGTAGGCGTTCATCTCCACGAAAACAATCATAGTTGGGATTCGCATATTCTTGAATTTTTTGCTGTAGGGACGGCTGTTGTGAAGTTTCAGGATAGTGTTATGACGCCACCGAACCTGGTTTTGCCCATGAATGATAATACAACCGATTAA